One genomic segment of Arachis duranensis cultivar V14167 chromosome 4, aradu.V14167.gnm2.J7QH, whole genome shotgun sequence includes these proteins:
- the LOC107483014 gene encoding disease resistance protein Pik-1-like: MKQKIVMKVQMKCDKCRAKALTVASGTNGVDFVGIEGKEKDEVVVIGDNVDAAKLTGSMRKKVGHTDLIMVAELKPK; this comes from the exons ATGAAG CAAAAGATTGTGATGAAGGTGCAAATGAAGTGCGACAAGTGTAGGGCTAAAGCACTCACCGTTGCTTCAGGAACAAACGGT GTGGATTTTGTGGGAatagaagggaaagaaaaagatgaagtgGTGGTGATTGGGGATAATGTGGATGCAGCCAAATTAACAGGCTCTATGAGGAAAAAAGTTGGACACACTGATCTTATCATGGTTGCTGAGCTTAAACccaaataa
- the LOC107483016 gene encoding heavy metal-associated isoprenylated plant protein 47 — protein MKQKIVMQVHMNCQKCRTKALKVAASANGVDFVGIEGDEKKNMVVIGDGVDPVKLTNSLRKKVGQTNIISLAEVKSS, from the exons atgaag CAAAAGATTGTGATGCAGGTCCACATGAATTGCCAGAAATGCAGAACAAAGGCACTCAAGGTTGCTGCTTCAGCAAACG GAGTGGATTTTGTGGGAATAGAGGGAGACGAAAAGAAGAACATGGTAGTTATTGGAGATGGGGTTGATCCTGTTAAGTTGACAAATTCTCTCAGGAAAAAAGTTGGACAAACTAATATCATAAGCTTAGCAGAGGTTAAATCcagttaa